In a single window of the Flavobacterium sp. W4I14 genome:
- a CDS encoding uncharacterized protein (DUF885 family) (product_source=COG4805; cath_funfam=2.40.280.10; cleavage_site_network=SignalP-noTM; cog=COG4805; pfam=PF05960; superfamily=55486), whose product MRKLFSLFLFLTAAVQLHAQTNEASLVSPLINQYQSDEIMLSRKYTLKRSEEYFKRMERFYIEWQKQLKALPFNKLTVNERVDYILLKRDIRSDSASLQQHYAEFRSSIFTLPFAKTLLNFEAKRRIGQQQDGKTTQQQFEQLKEDIQKTTKAVEKKGLAVTPLQASWAQETVNQYLAVFTEAYKFYDGYDPQFTKATKAAYPDVVDALKDYAAVLSKIAKPSDAKDDGSGINGNPIGRTALLSSLKDEMIAYTPEQIEAIAMREFAWCDAEMLKASQQMGFGNDWKKALEKVKTDYPELGKQPELVYELANEAIDFVEKNKLIAIPALAKEGWRMRMLSPKEQLFAPFFLGGESVLIAYPTEDMTEDAKVMTLRGNNRHFSRAVVFHELIPGHNLQYFMQSRYKPYRKVFGTPFWTEGWSLYWEMLLWDQNFAKSPEDKIGMLFWRMHRCARIIFSMNYHLGKWTPKQCIDFLVDRVGFERANAEAEVRRSFTGGYGPLYQIGYMLGGLQFRALHKELVESGKMTNIQFHNRVLHENNMPVEMVRALLTNQQLPENFSTRWKFAGDIK is encoded by the coding sequence ATGCGCAAACTATTTTCGTTGTTTTTATTTCTAACAGCTGCAGTACAATTACACGCTCAAACTAATGAAGCCAGCCTGGTAAGTCCACTGATTAATCAATACCAATCAGACGAGATCATGCTTAGCCGCAAATATACACTTAAGCGATCGGAGGAATACTTTAAGCGGATGGAACGCTTTTATATTGAATGGCAAAAACAATTAAAGGCATTGCCTTTTAACAAGCTAACTGTAAATGAAAGGGTAGATTATATTTTGCTTAAACGCGATATCCGATCAGATTCGGCAAGTTTGCAACAGCACTACGCTGAATTTAGAAGCAGCATTTTTACTTTGCCTTTTGCCAAAACATTATTGAATTTTGAGGCAAAGCGCAGAATTGGCCAGCAACAAGACGGTAAAACCACCCAACAACAATTCGAACAACTGAAAGAGGATATTCAGAAAACCACAAAGGCAGTCGAAAAGAAAGGCTTAGCAGTTACGCCATTACAGGCTTCTTGGGCGCAGGAAACTGTTAATCAATACCTAGCTGTATTTACCGAAGCCTATAAGTTTTATGATGGTTACGATCCGCAATTTACCAAAGCCACCAAAGCAGCTTATCCTGATGTAGTAGATGCATTAAAGGATTATGCAGCTGTATTGAGTAAAATAGCCAAACCTTCAGATGCTAAAGACGATGGAAGTGGCATTAATGGCAATCCCATAGGAAGAACAGCTTTATTAAGCAGTTTAAAAGATGAGATGATTGCCTATACGCCTGAGCAGATTGAGGCCATTGCCATGAGGGAATTTGCCTGGTGTGATGCCGAAATGCTTAAAGCCTCGCAACAAATGGGCTTTGGTAACGATTGGAAAAAAGCATTGGAAAAAGTAAAAACAGATTATCCTGAATTGGGAAAACAGCCCGAACTGGTTTATGAGCTGGCTAATGAAGCCATAGACTTTGTAGAGAAAAATAAACTCATCGCCATTCCTGCCTTGGCTAAAGAAGGTTGGCGCATGCGCATGTTAAGCCCGAAGGAGCAGTTGTTTGCACCTTTTTTTCTAGGTGGCGAATCGGTATTAATTGCCTATCCAACAGAAGACATGACCGAGGATGCCAAAGTGATGACCTTGCGTGGCAATAACAGGCATTTTTCGAGAGCTGTAGTTTTTCATGAGCTGATTCCTGGGCACAACCTTCAGTATTTTATGCAAAGCCGCTACAAACCTTATCGCAAGGTTTTTGGTACACCTTTCTGGACGGAAGGTTGGTCGTTGTACTGGGAGATGTTATTGTGGGACCAGAACTTTGCAAAATCTCCAGAAGATAAAATTGGAATGCTTTTTTGGCGCATGCACCGTTGTGCGCGTATCATTTTTTCGATGAATTACCATTTAGGCAAATGGACACCTAAGCAGTGTATCGACTTTTTGGTGGATCGGGTAGGTTTTGAGCGTGCCAATGCAGAAGCGGAGGTGCGTAGATCATTTACCGGAGGTTATGGGCCGTTATACCAAATTGGGTATATGCTAGGTGGATTACAGTTTAGGGCATTGCATAAAGAGCTGGTAGAAAGTGGTAAAATGACCAATATTCAGTTTCACAATCGTGTATTGCACGAAAACAATATGCCTGTAGAAATGGTAAGGGCCTTGCTAACCAACCAGCAATTGCCAGAAAATTTCAGTACCCGTTGGAAATTTGCCGGCGATATCAAATAG
- a CDS encoding hypothetical protein (product_source=Hypo-rule applied; smart=SM00065; superfamily=55781), with the protein MKKRIFNHARNYPDLPQVDSAISFGPFIKYLQRKIKEERTVKSILYSNALKEFKKQGIDEQVIAIEDIYQHELLLEHMYACLSPTLLTEDHQAWGLCAPMQPITFYGTELMYELLEHEEKDQNSFVGSKTLEQHQRDRLHFIYSFILNELYAFHAPLKEKYYSGINADTGLPGYFHIGVNTGFIEVKAKRPLPDLSYRELQLYLSEESGLEKLQQALPLTLFELRGISVLTITDVTAKQAVENIKSVRLSRVPGSEGVAYGEVIQSLKVLVQNANIQFDLFPFVRVNNKMVYGYVKGGSGLLFSVWGEETLSPEAFRQIAEGYAANPNSFYSPDIWAESKEMFPWLDRFRELNVKSMALIPVFHNQILVGVLGMHTWVGETFDEKKITLLEHVLAPIAQLLQVYIDEFNLEIENIIKEKYTSIQPAVQWKFNEAAWHHLYNKKRNLPQRNEDISFADVYPFYGAIDIRNSTTERNVASKADLSLHLSLFRETLEELCKTYSDALLVEIIFNCNKWSDILQGDELNTTDENSLNIFLKEETSDYLKLISQSHPNTQKVIGKYLDRISMPHGEVYKHRQALETSMQLINTAINNYFESEREKLQDSYPCYFEKFRTDGVEYDIYIGQSIAPDRIFNHFHLKNLRLWQLSSMAEIAKMVQQLQPDLAVKLATTQLIFIHNHPIDISFRIDERKFDVEGAYNIRYQMIKKRIDKILIRNSQERLTQPDKLALIYFNKRDIDDYLPFVKYLQETGVLKPETEDLDLEDLQGLSGLKALRLTIF; encoded by the coding sequence ATGAAGAAGCGCATATTTAATCATGCCCGAAATTACCCAGATTTACCCCAGGTAGATTCGGCTATCTCTTTTGGCCCTTTTATTAAATACCTGCAGCGAAAAATTAAAGAAGAACGGACCGTAAAATCTATTCTTTATAGCAATGCTTTAAAAGAATTTAAAAAACAGGGAATTGATGAACAGGTTATTGCTATCGAAGATATTTATCAGCACGAATTACTGTTGGAGCATATGTATGCCTGTCTTTCGCCTACACTTTTAACAGAAGACCATCAGGCATGGGGGCTCTGTGCGCCCATGCAGCCCATTACTTTTTATGGAACAGAGCTGATGTACGAATTACTCGAACATGAAGAGAAAGATCAAAACAGTTTTGTCGGTTCAAAAACGCTTGAGCAACATCAGCGCGATCGCCTGCATTTTATTTACTCCTTCATCCTTAACGAACTATATGCGTTCCACGCACCCTTAAAAGAAAAATACTATTCAGGCATCAATGCTGATACTGGTTTGCCAGGTTACTTCCATATCGGTGTAAATACCGGTTTTATCGAAGTTAAGGCTAAGCGGCCATTGCCCGATCTTAGCTACCGCGAGTTACAACTATATTTGAGTGAAGAATCTGGATTGGAAAAGCTACAACAGGCGCTACCGTTAACACTTTTTGAACTTAGAGGTATTTCGGTGCTTACCATTACTGATGTTACCGCCAAACAGGCCGTAGAAAATATTAAAAGTGTAAGGTTGAGCCGCGTGCCAGGCAGCGAGGGTGTTGCTTATGGCGAGGTGATACAATCACTTAAAGTGCTGGTGCAAAATGCCAATATCCAATTCGATCTTTTTCCTTTCGTAAGGGTAAACAACAAAATGGTTTATGGGTATGTAAAAGGAGGAAGTGGCCTGTTATTTTCAGTATGGGGTGAAGAAACTTTAAGTCCTGAAGCTTTTCGGCAGATTGCAGAAGGTTATGCTGCAAATCCGAATTCCTTTTACTCGCCCGATATCTGGGCCGAAAGCAAAGAGATGTTTCCCTGGCTAGATAGGTTTAGGGAATTGAATGTAAAATCGATGGCGCTCATACCTGTATTTCATAACCAGATTTTGGTTGGCGTATTAGGGATGCACACATGGGTTGGAGAAACTTTCGATGAAAAGAAAATTACTTTATTGGAGCACGTCTTAGCACCTATTGCTCAACTTTTACAAGTCTATATCGATGAGTTTAATCTCGAGATTGAAAATATCATCAAAGAAAAATATACCTCTATCCAGCCTGCCGTACAGTGGAAGTTTAATGAAGCAGCCTGGCACCACCTTTACAATAAAAAAAGGAATTTGCCACAGCGTAATGAGGACATTAGTTTTGCAGATGTTTACCCTTTTTATGGCGCAATAGATATTAGAAATTCTACTACTGAACGTAATGTAGCAAGCAAGGCCGATCTGAGCCTGCACCTGAGTCTGTTTCGTGAAACGCTGGAAGAGCTGTGCAAAACTTATAGCGATGCTTTGCTGGTAGAAATTATCTTTAACTGCAATAAATGGAGTGATATTTTACAGGGCGATGAACTGAATACAACTGATGAAAACAGCCTCAATATTTTTCTTAAAGAAGAAACCAGCGATTACCTAAAGCTCATTTCCCAATCGCATCCTAATACCCAGAAAGTAATCGGTAAATATCTTGATCGCATTTCGATGCCTCATGGCGAGGTGTATAAACACCGTCAGGCGCTGGAAACATCTATGCAGCTGATCAATACAGCCATTAACAATTATTTTGAAAGTGAACGCGAAAAACTGCAAGATTCTTACCCCTGTTATTTTGAAAAATTCAGAACAGATGGTGTTGAATACGACATTTATATCGGGCAGTCTATTGCACCAGATCGAATTTTTAATCACTTCCATCTTAAAAATCTACGGTTATGGCAACTATCATCAATGGCTGAGATTGCCAAAATGGTTCAGCAACTACAGCCCGATTTGGCCGTTAAACTGGCCACTACGCAACTTATCTTTATTCACAACCATCCAATAGACATTAGCTTCAGGATAGATGAGCGAAAGTTCGATGTAGAAGGCGCTTACAATATCAGGTATCAGATGATCAAAAAAAGAATTGATAAGATACTCATTCGCAATTCGCAGGAGCGCCTTACCCAGCCCGATAAGCTGGCATTGATCTATTTCAATAAAAGAGATATTGACGATTACCTGCCATTTGTGAAATATCTGCAGGAAACTGGTGTATTGAAACCCGAAACCGAAGATCTTGATCTGGAAGATTTACAGGGACTAAGTGGATTAAAGGCATTGCGCTTAACTATTTTTTAA
- a CDS encoding gamma-glutamyltranspeptidase/glutathione hydrolase (product_source=KO:K00681; cog=COG0405; ko=KO:K00681; pfam=PF01019; superfamily=56235; tigrfam=TIGR00066; transmembrane_helix_parts=Inside_1_12,TMhelix_13_32,Outside_33_573) yields the protein MQKTIKPLNNIKKSLIYLSVVLLLAGCVTGQLGKNNSGEYKNGMVVSAHPEASQVGIDILKKGGNAVDAAVAVQFALAVVYPNAGNIGGGGFMVYRGANGQINALDFREKAAAAASRDMYLDSAGNPIVDKSLYGHLAAGVPGSVDGMVEAHRKYGKLSWAQVLQPAINLAQDGFKITKRQASELNGLHRKFMDFNPDGTAFVNLESTWQENDLLVQKELGNTLKLIQEKGRVGFYEGAVADSLVAEMQRGKGLITKEDLKNYHATWRKPITGNYRGYKVITMPPTSSGGIALIQLLQSVENFPLKKWGHNADSTVQVIVEAERRVYADRATHLGDPDFYAVPQQQMLSTDYNKTRMSNFNWAAATPSSAVLAGEIKGAEHEETTHFSIVDRDGNAVSITTTLNGSYGSLVAVKGAGFLLNNEMDDFSVKPGAPNMYGLVGGEANAIAPNKRMLSSMTPSIVEKDGKLFMVVGTPGGSTIITSVFQTIINVIDFDMSMQSAVAAKKFHHQWLPDEVYIEKDAVDSLSIEKLKAKGYKIVPRGPIGRVDAILKTKWGNYQGGADPRGDDKAIGW from the coding sequence ATGCAGAAAACTATAAAGCCCCTCAATAACATTAAAAAATCGTTAATATACCTAAGTGTTGTGCTGTTATTGGCTGGTTGTGTAACCGGACAATTGGGTAAAAACAACAGCGGTGAATATAAAAATGGGATGGTGGTTTCTGCCCATCCAGAAGCTTCGCAAGTAGGAATAGATATTTTAAAAAAGGGTGGGAATGCGGTTGATGCAGCTGTTGCTGTTCAGTTTGCACTTGCTGTGGTTTATCCAAATGCTGGGAATATTGGTGGGGGCGGTTTTATGGTGTACCGCGGTGCAAACGGCCAAATAAATGCTTTAGATTTTAGAGAAAAAGCAGCTGCGGCAGCCAGTAGAGATATGTATCTCGATTCGGCCGGGAATCCAATTGTAGATAAAAGTTTATACGGACATTTAGCCGCTGGCGTACCAGGATCAGTAGATGGTATGGTAGAGGCACACAGAAAATATGGCAAGCTTTCTTGGGCACAGGTATTGCAGCCGGCAATAAATTTGGCGCAAGATGGTTTCAAAATTACCAAGCGGCAGGCAAGCGAATTAAATGGTTTGCATAGAAAGTTCATGGATTTTAATCCCGACGGAACGGCTTTCGTAAATTTAGAAAGTACCTGGCAGGAAAATGATCTTCTGGTTCAAAAAGAGCTTGGCAATACGCTAAAGCTGATCCAGGAAAAAGGTAGGGTTGGTTTTTATGAAGGCGCTGTGGCCGATTCGCTTGTAGCGGAAATGCAGCGAGGCAAAGGACTTATTACAAAAGAAGATTTAAAAAATTATCACGCTACCTGGCGTAAACCCATAACGGGCAATTATAGAGGCTATAAGGTTATTACCATGCCACCAACTTCGAGTGGAGGTATTGCCCTGATTCAATTGCTGCAAAGTGTAGAAAATTTTCCATTAAAAAAGTGGGGGCATAATGCAGATTCTACAGTTCAGGTAATTGTAGAAGCCGAAAGAAGAGTGTACGCCGATCGGGCAACACATTTAGGTGATCCTGATTTTTACGCTGTTCCACAACAACAAATGTTGAGCACCGATTATAATAAAACACGCATGTCAAACTTTAATTGGGCAGCAGCAACACCAAGTAGCGCTGTTTTAGCCGGCGAAATAAAAGGAGCAGAACACGAAGAAACCACACATTTCTCCATTGTAGACCGGGATGGAAATGCCGTTTCGATTACCACTACCTTAAATGGTTCTTACGGATCGTTAGTTGCTGTAAAAGGAGCTGGCTTTCTGTTGAATAACGAAATGGACGACTTTTCTGTTAAACCCGGCGCACCGAATATGTACGGTTTAGTTGGTGGCGAAGCTAACGCAATTGCACCCAATAAACGAATGTTAAGCTCTATGACACCGAGTATTGTAGAGAAAGATGGGAAATTATTTATGGTGGTGGGTACTCCGGGTGGTTCAACCATTATAACATCCGTATTTCAAACCATTATAAATGTAATCGATTTTGACATGTCGATGCAGTCGGCTGTCGCTGCTAAGAAATTTCATCACCAATGGTTACCGGATGAAGTGTATATAGAAAAAGATGCAGTCGATAGCTTATCAATAGAAAAATTAAAAGCAAAAGGCTATAAAATTGTGCCTAGAGGTCCAATTGGCAGGGTTGATGCCATCTTAAAAACTAAATGGGGTAATTATCAGGGCGGTGCCGACCCAAGGGGAGATGATAAAGCCATTGGCTGGTAG